The Pyxidicoccus sp. MSG2 DNA segment TCCTGAGCCTGCTGCTCGTCCTGGCCTCGCTCTGTCTTGCCCTCCCCGCGCACGCGCGCGACTGGTTCGTCCGAGCTGGCTCCACCGGGGGGGACGGCTCACGCGAGAAGCCCTTCGCCGACCCCTGGATGGCGCTCGAGCGCGTCGAGGCGAACGACAAGGTGCACGTCGCCGCCGGGAAGTATTTCGGCAAGCTCGAGAAGGGGAACTGGGAGCTCCAGTTCCCTGGCGTCGAATTGCTCGGCGGCTACGACGCCGGCTTCCGGGAGCGCAACCCCTGGAAGAACCTGACCGAGCTCACCTGGCGGAAGGGCTCCGCGAACCGGCCGGACATCTCGCTCGCGCGCGTCAGCACCAGCACGCAGCGCGACACCGCCGGCGCCACCATCGACGGCTTCTTCATCGACATGCAGGAGTATTACGAATACGCGAGCGAGGGCGGGAACTTCGACCCGGGGGCGCTGATGCGCAACGGCGCGGTCGACCTCGCGAAGGGCGGAGTCCTCCGCAACTGCCTCATCGTCAACTCCATCAACGCGGTGCGGACGTCGCCGGGCGCGGTGGTCGAGAACAACGTCATCGTGAACTCCATCTACGCGGCCGTGATTTCCAAGGGCGGCGGTGACCACGACCTGCCCGTCACGATTCGCAACAACACGATGGCCTTCATCTGGGCGACGAAGGCCATCACCGAGGGCGGAACGGAGGGCTCCGGCATCGACGTGACGAACAAGGCCCTCGTCGAGAACAACCTCATCGTCCACTCCGACAACCACGGCGTCCAGGCGACGGTGCCCGCGAAGGTGACGCTCCAGGGCAACGCCTTCTGGCGCAACCTCTATTCGAATGTCTCCTTCTACTTCGAGGGCAAGAAGTCCTCGCTCGACGACTCGGACATCGAAGAGGCCGAGGATGCCGGCTTCGCGAAGGCGGGCGGCAACGTCGCGGTCGACCCGAAGCTCCCGTTCGACTCGGCGTGGTACGAGAAGTTCACCCGCCGCTCCCTGCTCGGGAAGAAGTTCGACGCGAAGGCATGGGAGGAGACGCGGACGGGCGCGGGCCTCCCAGCGACGGGCGAACGGATTGAACTCTTCGCGCCGGCCTACCCGCCGCAGGCCGTCTCCGCGCTCGTCACACCGAAGAACCCCTCGCTGAAGCAGGGCGCGCGCGTGAGGGCGCTGCCGGTGAGCTTCTCGGCGGTCACCGCGGCGACGCCGTCGAAGGCCTACACCAAGGTGACCCTCAGCGCCCTCGCCGCGAACCCGAAGGGCTACGACGGCAAGGACATCGAGATGGTCGTCGGCTTCCAGGGCGTTTCCAACCCGGACAACGGGCCCCCGGGGACCTCGCGCGACACGCACAAGGCCGTCCACCTCGTCGATGCGAAGAATGAGACCCGCTCCGTTGGCTTCTTCAAGAAGGGCACCTCGGTGGAGCGCGGCATCGACGCCATTCCCAACTACGGCTCGGGCCCGCCGCGCGACCTCTTCGTCGTGCGCGGCACCGCGCACGGCAAGGAGAATGGCTACCCGAAGCACGCCATCACCATCGACGCGCTCGAGCCGTTCGAGCAGGCAGAGGTCGCGTCCGAGCGTCCGAAGGGGCGCGACTGGTTCGTGCGCGCGGGCGAGAGCGGGGGCGACGGCTCGCGCGAGAAGCCGTTCAGAGACCCGTTCCAGGCCATCGAGCGGGCGGGGAAGGGCGACCGCATCCTCGTGGCCGAGGGCGAGTACGGCGGCAAGCTGAAGAGCGGGAAGTGGATTGTGGACGGGAAGCAGTACCTCGCGCTGCTCGGCGGCTGGGACCGCGACTTCAGCAAGCGCGACCCCTGGAACACGCCGAGCCTCCTCGCCTGGCCGTCGGACTCCAAGACGTCGCCGCAGGGCTACCTCTTCGAGGGGAACGGCGACCACACCGGGCTCATCATCGACGGCTTCGTCTTCGACCGGCGCACGCTGAACCGCTACGACGCGGACGGCTTCATCGACCTGAACACCTCACCGGACAACGAGCACCTCTGGATATCGTCCCCGGAGACGGTGGTCCGCAACTGCACGTTCATCAACGGCGCGGGCGCGGCGGTCCGGATGAGCAACCTGGTCACCTTCGAGAACAACATCGTGGCCAACATGTTCAGCGAGGCCATCCGTGTCACCGGCGGCTTCGGCACTCGGCCGGCCCAGGTGCGCAACAACACCATCCTCTTCGTCTGGAACCGGAACCGTCCGCATGACGGCTCCAGCTCCACGGGCAGCGGCGTCTCCCTGAGCGGAAACGCCCCCGCGGTGCTGGAGGGCAATGTGTTCCAGTACGTGGACAACTTCGCGGTCAGGTCGACCTCCAACCTGAGCGAGGTCGTACTCACGAACAACGCGTTCTTCCGCAACTGGGCGACGTTCCGCTCCACGCTGGGCACGCCGCCGCCGACGGTGGACGAGAAGTCGATGCACCTGCTGGCCGACCTGCCCTTCAAGAAGGCCGAGGGGAACGTCGTCATGGACGGAGGGTTCGACGTCGAGCCCGCCGTCTACGCGAGCTGGTTCGCGCGCACCTCGCAGGAGACGAGCCGCTTCACCGCCGAGGAGTGGAGCCAGATTGCGCCGAAGGCGGGCGGCGAGCCGGCGAAGCCGGGCATGGGCAGGGCGCTCGATTGGAAGGCGGCCGCGAAGCTGTTCCCGAAGAACGCCCAGGTGAAGGGCGCGCGTCCGCGGAAACTGGAGAAGGGGGAATGAAGATGAAGAACAGACTGACCTTGGGGCTGCTCGCGCTCCTCTTCGCCGCGCCCGCGAGCGCGGACGAGATTGACGACCGG contains these protein-coding regions:
- a CDS encoding right-handed parallel beta-helix repeat-containing protein — its product is MHRVLSLLLVLASLCLALPAHARDWFVRAGSTGGDGSREKPFADPWMALERVEANDKVHVAAGKYFGKLEKGNWELQFPGVELLGGYDAGFRERNPWKNLTELTWRKGSANRPDISLARVSTSTQRDTAGATIDGFFIDMQEYYEYASEGGNFDPGALMRNGAVDLAKGGVLRNCLIVNSINAVRTSPGAVVENNVIVNSIYAAVISKGGGDHDLPVTIRNNTMAFIWATKAITEGGTEGSGIDVTNKALVENNLIVHSDNHGVQATVPAKVTLQGNAFWRNLYSNVSFYFEGKKSSLDDSDIEEAEDAGFAKAGGNVAVDPKLPFDSAWYEKFTRRSLLGKKFDAKAWEETRTGAGLPATGERIELFAPAYPPQAVSALVTPKNPSLKQGARVRALPVSFSAVTAATPSKAYTKVTLSALAANPKGYDGKDIEMVVGFQGVSNPDNGPPGTSRDTHKAVHLVDAKNETRSVGFFKKGTSVERGIDAIPNYGSGPPRDLFVVRGTAHGKENGYPKHAITIDALEPFEQAEVASERPKGRDWFVRAGESGGDGSREKPFRDPFQAIERAGKGDRILVAEGEYGGKLKSGKWIVDGKQYLALLGGWDRDFSKRDPWNTPSLLAWPSDSKTSPQGYLFEGNGDHTGLIIDGFVFDRRTLNRYDADGFIDLNTSPDNEHLWISSPETVVRNCTFINGAGAAVRMSNLVTFENNIVANMFSEAIRVTGGFGTRPAQVRNNTILFVWNRNRPHDGSSSTGSGVSLSGNAPAVLEGNVFQYVDNFAVRSTSNLSEVVLTNNAFFRNWATFRSTLGTPPPTVDEKSMHLLADLPFKKAEGNVVMDGGFDVEPAVYASWFARTSQETSRFTAEEWSQIAPKAGGEPAKPGMGRALDWKAAAKLFPKNAQVKGARPRKLEKGE